The proteins below are encoded in one region of Candidatus Bathyarchaeota archaeon:
- a CDS encoding Lsm family RNA-binding protein, translating to MALASRSRFVEEMAALLNKSVTVVTLDGKRYEGVLTGFDPDRLNLSLRDVKDEKGVVMYRLILSGATVAQIYTTEKPLDLKNLAERLERVFPRMVRLYEEQGVIVVMDRIRVTEKGVVEGSGPAAERVQRIYEEFMREVAKE from the coding sequence TTGGCGTTAGCGTCTAGAAGTAGGTTTGTGGAGGAGATGGCGGCGCTTCTTAACAAGAGCGTGACCGTGGTAACCCTCGACGGTAAGAGGTACGAAGGTGTTTTAACAGGCTTCGACCCGGATAGGTTGAACCTATCTCTTAGAGACGTTAAGGACGAGAAAGGAGTTGTCATGTATAGGCTTATATTAAGCGGCGCGACCGTGGCTCAGATATACACGACCGAGAAGCCTCTAGACCTTAAAAACCTGGCTGAGCGTCTTGAGAGGGTTTTCCCTAGGATGGTTCGGCTCTACGAGGAGCAGGGGGTCATAGTCGTCATGGATAGGATCCGTGTTACCGAGAAGGGTGTGGTAGAGGGCTCTGGACCGGCTGCCGAAAGGGTTCAGAGGATATACGAAGAGTTTATGCGAGAAGTCGCTAAGGAGTGA
- a CDS encoding PAC2 family protein, with protein sequence MVIRSLVKIYEMPKLRDPVLVEGLPGIGLVANLAAYHLIKTLDSRRVCDIRSPYFKPLSVAGRDGAVKYPVITLYYAYISPEAEGDLLILYGNTQPITFTGQNELAETVLDLASKLGCRTVITLGGFSTPTPSEPPRVYYAANDPDVMPKLDEMGLVKLSGRVYGAAGVLVGFAKLRGMRGICLLAEVKGVQLSPSSARRILEVLTRLLSLDIDLTGIESHLAYAEENVLPFS encoded by the coding sequence GTGGTGATCAGAAGCCTCGTTAAAATCTATGAGATGCCTAAACTACGTGACCCAGTCCTTGTCGAGGGGCTTCCGGGAATCGGTTTGGTCGCTAACCTAGCCGCATACCACTTGATAAAGACGCTTGATTCACGTAGAGTCTGCGACATACGGTCCCCGTATTTCAAACCCTTATCAGTCGCGGGTAGAGATGGAGCGGTTAAATACCCCGTTATCACGCTCTACTACGCGTATATCTCTCCCGAGGCTGAAGGAGACTTGCTGATACTTTATGGAAACACCCAGCCCATCACATTCACAGGGCAGAACGAACTCGCGGAGACCGTGTTAGACCTGGCATCTAAGCTTGGATGTAGAACGGTCATAACGCTCGGAGGGTTCTCGACCCCTACACCGTCTGAGCCACCTAGGGTCTACTACGCGGCAAACGACCCCGACGTGATGCCCAAACTCGATGAGATGGGGTTGGTAAAGCTATCTGGTAGGGTCTATGGAGCCGCGGGTGTGCTCGTAGGCTTCGCTAAGCTACGTGGCATGAGGGGCATATGCCTACTCGCGGAGGTTAAGGGTGTTCAGCTAAGCCCCAGCTCCGCTAGGAGGATTCTAGAGGTGTTAACTAGGTTGCTGAGTTTGGATATAGACCTGACCGGGATAGAAAGCCACCTAGCCTATGCGGAGGAAAACGTTCTCCCCTTCAGCTGA
- a CDS encoding DUF1922 domain-containing protein produces the protein MFKCPKCGELSITSSRRYGRCPYCGSLTALTPARVVASFDRAREASEYVRRLKSKKVNLDRLSFSGKP, from the coding sequence GTGTTTAAATGTCCTAAATGCGGAGAGCTCTCCATCACGTCGTCTAGGAGATACGGTAGATGCCCATATTGCGGCTCTCTTACGGCTTTAACGCCCGCTAGGGTTGTAGCGAGCTTCGATAGGGCGAGGGAAGCGTCAGAGTACGTTAGACGTCTAAAATCTAAGAAGGTAAACCTAGACCGGTTAAGCTTCTCTGGTAAGCCTTAA